From Bacillus pumilus, one genomic window encodes:
- a CDS encoding LacI family DNA-binding transcriptional regulator: MTTLKDIAHDAKVSVSTVSRVLNGDQTLSVSHATRQNILDIAKKLNYTPVRARKADQAEEKPPSESPVIGIVVAQSIDEELNDPFFSSIRKGIEKEYAKQGLSTLHTFRLRSMDKGAMLKGIDGLIVIGRISPDTVEKMTNRMEHIVFINHYADEDLYDCVHVDFVRAADRAIRHLQSLGYTHLGYIGGKEREHYFEGNAVIEDERQTTFMRRMQEAGCLHLDDIHIGEYSMQEGYTLMQQAIKKGNLPQAFFIGSDSMAIGAMRALNEAGLRVPFDVSIVGFNDIEAASFSSPPLTSVKVYTEEMGEVGLKLLLERINGRKLPLKVVVPTKLIERGSTCLIHERG; the protein is encoded by the coding sequence ATGACCACACTCAAAGATATTGCCCATGATGCAAAAGTGTCCGTATCCACTGTATCCCGTGTGTTAAATGGCGATCAAACACTTTCCGTTTCACACGCAACAAGACAAAACATCCTCGACATTGCAAAGAAGCTAAACTATACCCCAGTGAGAGCAAGAAAAGCCGATCAAGCAGAAGAAAAACCTCCATCTGAATCCCCAGTCATCGGTATCGTTGTCGCTCAATCCATTGACGAAGAATTAAATGATCCCTTTTTTTCATCGATTAGAAAAGGAATTGAAAAAGAATATGCCAAACAAGGGCTGTCCACCCTCCATACCTTTCGCCTGAGAAGCATGGATAAAGGCGCGATGCTAAAGGGTATTGACGGTTTGATTGTCATTGGACGAATCAGCCCCGATACAGTTGAAAAAATGACAAACCGAATGGAACACATTGTTTTTATTAATCATTATGCGGATGAAGATTTGTATGATTGTGTACATGTTGATTTTGTAAGAGCGGCAGATCGAGCAATTCGCCATCTGCAATCGCTTGGCTATACACATCTAGGCTATATTGGCGGAAAGGAGCGGGAGCATTATTTCGAAGGAAACGCTGTGATTGAGGACGAAAGACAAACGACGTTTATGAGAAGAATGCAGGAGGCAGGATGTCTTCATCTGGATGACATCCACATTGGGGAATACTCCATGCAAGAAGGCTATACGCTTATGCAGCAAGCCATTAAAAAAGGAAACCTTCCACAAGCCTTTTTTATCGGAAGTGATTCAATGGCGATCGGTGCAATGCGTGCGCTCAACGAAGCCGGTCTGCGTGTTCCTTTCGATGTATCCATTGTTGGGTTTAATGACATTGAAGCTGCTTCATTTTCAAGTCCGCCGCTTACAAGCGTAAAAGTATACACAGAAGAAATGGGGGAAGTCGGCTTGAAGCTTTTGCTTGAGCGAATAAACGGAAGAAAGCTCCCTCTAAAAGTCGTCGTGCCAACAAAACTCATCGAACGGGGCAGCACATGTCTCATCCATGAAAGGGGGTGA